A portion of the Mauremys reevesii isolate NIE-2019 linkage group 18, ASM1616193v1, whole genome shotgun sequence genome contains these proteins:
- the CRYBB2 gene encoding beta-crystallin B2, which translates to MASDHQMPASKQQQTSSKIVVFEQENFQGRCHELNAACSNLKEAGMEKVGSILVHSGPWVGYEQANCKGEQFVFEKGEYPRWDSWTNSRKSDTIGALRPIKVDSQEHKIVLYENPSFTGKKIEIIDDDVPSFHAHGYQEKVSSVRVQSGTWVGYQYPGYRGYQYLFEKGDYKDSSEFGAQHPQIQSVRRIRDMQWHQRGAFHPTN; encoded by the exons ATGGCGTCAGACCATCAGATGCCAGCCTCTAAGCAACAGCAAACCAGCAGCAAG ATTGTCGTCTTTGAGCAAGAGAATTTCCAAGGTCGCTGCCATGAACTTAACGCAGCTTGTTCCAATTTGAAGGAAGCTGGAATGGAGAAAGTTGGCTCCATCCTAGTACACTCTGGACC CTGGGTTGGCTACGAACAGGCAAACTGCAAAGGGGAGCAGTTTGTGTTTGAAAAAGGCGAGTATCCCCGCTGGGATTCCTGGACCAACAGCCGGAAGAGCGACACCATTGGCGCCCTGAGACCCATCAAAGTG GACAGCCAGGAACACAAGATCGTCCTCTATGAAAACCCCAGCTTCACCGGCAAGAAGATTGAGATCATAGATGATGATGTGCCCAGCTTCCATGCTCATGGCTACCAGGAAAAAGTGTCATCTGTGCGCGTGCAAAGTGGCAC CTGGGTCGGATACCAGTACCCCGGCTACAGAGGCTACCAGTACCTGTTTGAAAAGGGGGACTACAAGGACAGCTCAGAGTTTggtgcccagcacccccagattCAATCCGTCAGGCGCATCCGGGATATGCAGTGGCATCAGCGAGGGGCCTTTCACCCCACCAACTGA